A genomic window from Polaribacter gangjinensis includes:
- the dxs gene encoding 1-deoxy-D-xylulose-5-phosphate synthase translates to MIKSLLDTISNPSDLKKLHPTQLPDLAKELREFIIDIIATKEGHLGASLGVVELTIALHYLFDTPNDLLVWDVGHQAYGHKILTGRKNIFNSNRQFGGIAGFPSRNESEFDAFGVGHSSTSISAVLGMAIASHIKGDEKKHHIAVIGDASIASGMAFEALNHAGVSDANILIILNDNAIGIDPSVGALKEYLTKVKTDKKLAAQNNIIKALNFDYSGPIDGHDIPKLLSEISRLKAVKGPKFLHVITTKGKGLQKAEEDQVTYHAPGKFDKISGERIPKEKSVFTKYQDIFGKTLVELATKNDKIVAITPAMLTGSSLNLMLEQFPKRTFDVGIAEQHAVTLAAGMATQGLIPFCAIYSTFLQRAYDQVIHDVALQNLPIIFCLDRAGLVGEDGATHHGVFDIAYLRCIPNLIIAAPSNEIELRNMLFTAQKGLKNPIAIRYPRGFGAIADWQKPFSAIEIGKGICLQKGLKVAVLSIGTMLKTVQEAIKNSKNSDEFSLYDIRFVKPLDENLLHDIFKNHEKIITIEDGVISGGFGSAILEFASQNNYKNDCKILGIPDEFIEHGSVEQLQNKLHLDVKSLAKYFDLL, encoded by the coding sequence ATGATAAAATCGTTGTTAGATACAATTTCAAATCCATCAGACTTGAAAAAATTACATCCAACTCAATTGCCCGATTTGGCAAAGGAATTGCGAGAATTTATCATTGATATTATTGCTACTAAAGAAGGACATTTAGGTGCAAGTTTAGGTGTAGTTGAACTCACAATTGCCTTGCATTATTTGTTTGATACGCCAAATGATTTATTAGTTTGGGATGTTGGTCATCAAGCCTATGGTCATAAAATTTTGACTGGAAGAAAAAATATTTTTAATAGCAATAGACAATTTGGAGGAATTGCTGGATTTCCATCAAGAAATGAAAGCGAATTTGATGCTTTTGGAGTTGGACATTCTTCTACTTCAATTTCTGCGGTTTTAGGAATGGCAATTGCATCTCACATAAAAGGCGATGAAAAAAAACATCATATTGCTGTTATAGGAGACGCCTCAATTGCGAGTGGAATGGCTTTTGAAGCCTTGAATCATGCAGGGGTTTCTGATGCGAATATTTTGATTATTTTAAACGACAATGCTATTGGAATTGATCCATCAGTTGGTGCTTTGAAAGAATATTTAACAAAAGTAAAAACTGATAAAAAACTCGCTGCTCAAAACAATATTATTAAAGCATTGAATTTTGATTATTCTGGTCCAATTGATGGTCATGATATCCCAAAATTACTTTCAGAAATTTCCAGATTAAAAGCGGTTAAAGGACCTAAGTTTTTGCATGTCATCACCACAAAAGGAAAAGGATTGCAGAAAGCAGAAGAAGACCAAGTAACGTATCACGCACCAGGAAAATTCGATAAAATATCTGGAGAACGCATTCCAAAAGAAAAAAGTGTTTTTACAAAATACCAAGATATTTTTGGAAAAACGCTGGTTGAATTGGCAACCAAAAATGATAAAATTGTAGCAATTACGCCAGCAATGTTGACAGGAAGTTCTTTGAATTTAATGCTGGAACAGTTTCCAAAACGTACTTTTGATGTGGGAATTGCTGAGCAACATGCAGTAACTTTGGCTGCAGGAATGGCAACACAAGGATTGATTCCTTTTTGTGCTATTTACTCAACTTTTTTGCAACGTGCTTATGATCAGGTAATTCATGATGTTGCTTTGCAAAATTTGCCTATAATTTTTTGTTTGGACAGAGCAGGTTTGGTTGGCGAAGATGGCGCAACACATCATGGAGTTTTTGATATTGCTTATTTACGTTGCATTCCAAATTTGATTATTGCTGCACCAAGCAATGAAATTGAATTGCGTAATATGTTATTTACTGCTCAAAAAGGATTGAAAAATCCGATTGCCATTCGTTATCCAAGAGGATTTGGAGCCATTGCAGATTGGCAAAAACCGTTTTCAGCAATTGAAATTGGCAAAGGAATTTGTTTACAAAAAGGACTCAAAGTAGCAGTTTTATCAATTGGTACAATGCTAAAAACAGTTCAAGAAGCTATTAAAAACTCAAAAAATAGTGATGAATTTTCTTTGTATGACATACGTTTTGTAAAACCTTTAGATGAAAATTTATTACACGACATTTTCAAAAATCACGAAAAAATAATTACAATTGAAGATGGCGTTATTTCAGGAGGATTTGGAAGTGCAATTTTAGAATTTGCATCACAAAATAACTACAAAAACGATTGCAAGATTTTAGGAATTCCGGATGAATTTATTGAACATGGAAGTGTTGAACAACTCCAAAATAAATTGCATTTGGATGTGAAAAGTTTGGCAAAATATTTTGATTTATTATAA
- a CDS encoding nucleoside deaminase — protein sequence MINPFDDTYFMKKALREAETAFEKGEVPVGAVIVFNNQIIARAHNLTETLNDVTAHAEMQAFTAAADFLGGKYLKDCVLYVTLEPCQMCAGASYWTQIGKIVYGASEPERGFVHLKTTLHPKTVVLGGILENDCSQILKRFFIEKRNLN from the coding sequence ATGATTAATCCATTTGACGACACTTATTTTATGAAAAAAGCCTTACGAGAGGCTGAAACTGCTTTTGAAAAAGGCGAAGTTCCTGTGGGTGCTGTCATTGTTTTTAACAATCAAATTATTGCAAGAGCTCACAATTTAACTGAAACTTTGAATGATGTAACTGCTCATGCTGAAATGCAAGCTTTTACTGCAGCAGCAGATTTTTTAGGAGGTAAGTACTTGAAAGATTGTGTTTTATATGTCACTTTAGAACCTTGCCAAATGTGTGCAGGCGCAAGTTATTGGACCCAAATTGGCAAAATTGTTTATGGAGCTTCTGAACCTGAAAGAGGATTTGTTCATCTCAAAACCACCTTACATCCTAAAACCGTTGTTTTGGGTGGAATTTTAGAAAATGATTGCTCGCAAATTTTAAAGCGTTTTTTTATTGAAAAACGAAATTTAAATTGA
- a CDS encoding S9 family peptidase: MKNSVVIYLCALFTTIVFAQETPKPNYRQAARFSPENIAKMVHSTTVNPNWLQNGNRFWYQYKTASEGSKYYLVDADKKTKTPLFDNVKMAKWLSEITKDPYEAKHLPRFNFTFTKDEKAIRFYVTSNEEVDAKEDDAKKDDKKKKGTPKKEKKIYHFEYTLGGNGLKVLDNEKAPEEKWKQWANIAPDSSIVLFSKHNNIYWMDKANFLKAVKNEKDSTIVENQWTKDGVEDFSYGGGSFGKTDKEKIKEKDDKKYLGGFWTHDSKKFVTTRTDSRHIEDLWVIHATKSGRPELETYKYHMAGEQEFYKEEMLVFDMASKSKMEIKLDSTIQQSISIYRFPRKKSSRRDEHNPTLLLSKKGKIYFNTVSRDRKRLDVHVADIATGEVKTIIKEHSNVYIENRGKSIVLFNNEQEILFWAEKDGWGHFYLYDANGNLKNQVTNGPFHVDSFEGIDEKSRTLYFSANGIPKDEDPYYLHLYKINLNGSGLTALNPGDFNSSIEMADSNQYFVSNFSRVNTVPKSELRDSNGKLVMKLEEADLSQLFAAGYQFPEPFKVKADDGITDIYGVMYKPYDFDSIKKYPIIEYVYPGPQTEAVNKSFSVSMDRTDRLAQVGFIVITLGNRGGHPDRSKWYHTFGYGNLRDYGLADKKYVAEQLADKHAFIDIEKVGIFGHSGGGFMSTAAMLVYPDFFKVAISSAGNHDNTVYNSWWSETHHGIKEEADEKGNIKYKYLIDKNQTLAQNLKGKILLATGDVDNNVHPTGTIRMVNAFIKANKRFDFMLFPGSRHGFSDREYWFWKNADYFSKHLLGVENTDVDMIEMNRDKPLKN; the protein is encoded by the coding sequence ATGAAAAATTCAGTTGTCATTTATCTTTGCGCACTGTTTACCACCATAGTTTTTGCGCAAGAAACTCCCAAACCAAATTACAGACAGGCTGCCAGATTTTCTCCTGAAAATATCGCAAAAATGGTTCATTCAACCACTGTAAATCCGAATTGGTTACAAAACGGAAATCGTTTTTGGTATCAATACAAAACAGCTTCAGAAGGTTCTAAATATTATTTAGTTGATGCAGATAAGAAAACCAAAACTCCACTTTTTGATAATGTAAAAATGGCAAAATGGCTGTCAGAAATCACTAAAGATCCTTATGAAGCGAAGCATTTGCCTCGTTTTAATTTTACATTTACCAAAGATGAAAAAGCAATTCGTTTTTATGTGACTTCTAATGAGGAAGTAGATGCAAAAGAGGATGATGCAAAAAAGGATGATAAAAAAAAGAAAGGAACTCCAAAAAAAGAAAAGAAAATTTATCATTTTGAATATACTTTAGGAGGAAATGGTTTAAAAGTTTTAGACAACGAAAAAGCTCCTGAAGAAAAGTGGAAACAATGGGCAAATATTGCTCCTGACAGTTCAATTGTGTTGTTTTCTAAACACAATAATATCTATTGGATGGACAAAGCTAACTTTTTAAAAGCGGTTAAAAATGAAAAGGATTCTACAATTGTAGAAAATCAATGGACCAAAGATGGCGTTGAAGATTTTAGTTATGGTGGAGGTTCTTTTGGTAAAACAGATAAAGAAAAAATCAAAGAAAAAGATGATAAAAAATATTTAGGAGGATTTTGGACACACGATTCAAAAAAATTCGTAACCACAAGAACAGATTCAAGACATATTGAAGATTTATGGGTAATTCATGCTACAAAAAGTGGCAGACCAGAATTGGAAACCTACAAATATCACATGGCTGGAGAGCAAGAATTTTACAAAGAAGAAATGTTAGTTTTTGATATGGCAAGCAAATCTAAAATGGAAATAAAATTAGATTCTACCATTCAACAATCCATCAGTATTTATAGATTTCCTAGAAAAAAATCATCAAGAAGAGATGAGCATAATCCTACTTTATTATTGTCAAAAAAAGGAAAAATTTATTTCAATACAGTAAGTAGAGATCGCAAAAGATTGGATGTTCATGTAGCAGATATTGCTACTGGCGAAGTGAAAACGATTATCAAAGAGCATTCGAATGTGTATATTGAAAATCGTGGAAAGTCGATTGTATTATTCAATAATGAACAAGAAATATTGTTCTGGGCAGAAAAAGATGGTTGGGGACATTTTTATTTATATGATGCGAATGGAAATTTGAAAAATCAAGTTACAAATGGTCCTTTCCATGTAGATTCTTTTGAAGGAATTGATGAAAAATCGCGCACTTTGTATTTTTCAGCAAATGGAATTCCGAAAGATGAAGATCCTTACTATTTGCATTTGTATAAAATCAACTTAAATGGTTCAGGATTAACTGCTTTGAATCCTGGAGATTTCAATTCGAGCATTGAAATGGCAGATTCTAATCAGTATTTTGTTAGTAATTTTTCAAGAGTAAACACCGTTCCAAAATCAGAATTAAGAGATTCCAATGGAAAATTAGTAATGAAATTAGAAGAAGCAGATTTATCTCAATTATTTGCAGCTGGATATCAATTTCCAGAACCTTTTAAAGTAAAAGCTGATGACGGAATTACAGATATTTACGGAGTGATGTACAAACCATATGATTTTGATTCTATCAAAAAATATCCAATCATTGAATATGTATATCCAGGACCACAAACTGAAGCTGTAAATAAATCATTTTCAGTGAGTATGGATAGAACAGACAGATTAGCGCAAGTTGGTTTTATTGTAATTACACTTGGAAATAGAGGAGGACATCCTGATCGTTCTAAATGGTATCACACATTTGGATATGGAAATTTGAGAGATTATGGTTTGGCAGATAAAAAATATGTAGCGGAACAATTGGCTGATAAACACGCTTTTATCGATATTGAAAAAGTGGGGATTTTCGGACATTCAGGAGGTGGATTTATGTCAACTGCAGCCATGTTAGTGTATCCTGATTTCTTTAAAGTAGCGATTTCATCTGCAGGAAATCATGATAATACTGTGTATAATAGTTGGTGGAGTGAAACGCATCATGGAATCAAAGAAGAAGCTGATGAGAAAGGAAATATCAAATACAAATATTTGATTGACAAAAACCAAACGTTAGCGCAAAATTTAAAAGGAAAAATTTTATTAGCAACTGGTGATGTTGATAATAACGTGCATCCAACAGGTACCATTCGTATGGTGAATGCCTTTATAAAAGCCAACAAGCGTTTTGATTTTATGTTGTTTCCAGGAAGCAGACATGGATTTTCTGACAGAGAATACTGGTTTTGGAAAAATGCAGATTATTTCAGCAAACATCTTTTAGGAGTTGAAAATACTGATGTTGACATGATTGAAATGAATCGTGATAAGCCATTAAAAAATTAA
- a CDS encoding T9SS type A sorting domain-containing protein: MKKITFLKTRKVLNSMLVILFVMSFCDTFSQKYNFREIKITEPICVYHPDPEPFDKSKIEALRKSVNLTNSPCSNFDVTYIDFTPEAQAAFQHAVDIWSHIIESPVLIRIVARFEPLDENTLGSASPASFNTVSGVPTIDPNKWYPAALYEKLLGQDRGEFEEANDINTRFNSEFDFYFGLDGNPPSGKHDFVSVVLHELGHGLGFVGFANIDGLNGKIRSNNRASIYDNFIVNSENLSILSLPDPSSELFASLTSNNLFSNSQNAISGNNNILPKIYAPSEFNQGSSYSHWDEFVFPAGNSNSLMTPRIASGEANHNPGDITIGFFKDMGWGICSTLSIDEVNVSSKVNVWPNPFTDQISVGFTNLNSTKLQIKLFDIKGSMIFSKQITYDGNYSIYLNDLGSIQKGIYFMTITNTSSNLRFTEKIVKY, translated from the coding sequence ATGAAAAAAATTACATTTTTAAAAACAAGAAAAGTATTAAACAGCATGTTAGTAATACTTTTTGTAATGTCGTTTTGTGATACTTTTTCACAAAAATATAATTTTAGAGAAATAAAAATAACAGAACCAATTTGTGTTTACCATCCTGATCCAGAGCCATTTGATAAATCAAAAATAGAAGCTCTAAGAAAAAGTGTAAATCTTACCAATTCTCCTTGTTCAAATTTTGATGTAACATACATAGATTTTACTCCAGAGGCTCAAGCTGCATTTCAACATGCAGTAGATATTTGGTCTCACATAATTGAATCCCCCGTTTTAATAAGAATAGTAGCAAGATTTGAACCTTTAGATGAAAATACGCTAGGGAGCGCATCTCCTGCAAGTTTTAACACTGTAAGCGGAGTTCCTACAATTGATCCTAATAAATGGTATCCAGCTGCACTATATGAAAAATTATTAGGGCAAGATAGAGGTGAATTTGAGGAGGCAAACGACATTAATACAAGATTTAACAGTGAATTCGATTTTTATTTTGGTTTAGATGGAAATCCTCCTTCAGGTAAACACGACTTTGTTTCAGTTGTTTTACATGAACTTGGTCATGGTTTAGGATTTGTAGGTTTTGCTAACATAGATGGCTTAAATGGTAAAATTAGATCTAATAACAGAGCTTCAATATATGATAACTTCATTGTAAATAGTGAAAATTTATCTATACTTTCACTTCCTGATCCATCTTCGGAATTATTTGCCAGTTTGACAAGTAATAATTTATTTTCAAATAGTCAAAATGCAATTTCTGGAAATAATAACATTTTACCAAAAATATATGCTCCATCTGAATTTAATCAAGGATCAAGCTACAGTCATTGGGACGAATTTGTATTTCCAGCAGGAAACTCAAACTCATTAATGACACCAAGAATAGCAAGTGGCGAGGCTAATCACAATCCCGGAGATATCACTATAGGTTTTTTTAAAGATATGGGATGGGGAATCTGCTCTACATTAAGTATTGATGAAGTGAATGTTTCATCAAAAGTGAATGTTTGGCCAAATCCATTTACGGATCAAATTTCTGTAGGATTTACGAATTTGAATAGTACTAAATTACAGATAAAACTGTTTGATATCAAAGGTTCTATGATATTTTCCAAACAAATTACTTACGATGGAAATTATTCAATTTACTTGAATGATTTAGGAAGTATACAAAAAGGAATTTATTTTATGACAATCACAAATACCTCATCTAACTTGAGATTCACTGAAAAAATTGTAAAATATTAA
- a CDS encoding deoxyguanosinetriphosphate triphosphohydrolase, whose protein sequence is MNWEQLLSLKRFGDTQKRPRIAQDETRLGFEVDFDRIIFSEAFRSLQDKTQVIPLSETDFVHTRLTHSLEVSVVGRTLGRRVGKVLLDRHPNLVDLGYTFNDFGAIVAAASVMHDIGNPPFGHSGEKAIGEYFKTGNGTKFKDQLSPKEYQDLVDFEGNANGFKILTENREGISGGLRLSYATLGAFLKYPKESLPKKPTSHIVDKKFGFFQSEKEAFLDVVQELEMSQKSSENISFFRHPLAYLVEAADDICYTIIDFEDGINLGLIEEEFALEYLIKLVKDTIDIKKYHSLQHKKDRVSYLRALAIGVLINEAVAIFLANEAKILSGEFERSLLDKCQFEAQINDIIKISVSKIYQSKEVVEKEVAGYRIIADMLDVFITALNNDYNGTASNYDSLILKMLPEEYKSNIATEYQRIMSICSYISGMSDGFAIRIHKKLTGNSI, encoded by the coding sequence ATGAACTGGGAACAACTCCTTTCTTTAAAACGATTTGGCGATACACAAAAACGACCAAGAATAGCTCAAGATGAAACACGTTTGGGTTTTGAAGTAGATTTTGATAGAATTATTTTTTCTGAAGCTTTTAGAAGTTTGCAAGATAAAACTCAGGTAATTCCACTTTCTGAAACGGATTTTGTACACACACGTCTTACGCACAGTTTAGAAGTTTCGGTTGTGGGTAGAACTTTGGGCAGAAGAGTTGGAAAAGTATTGTTAGATCGTCATCCAAATTTGGTTGATTTGGGCTATACTTTCAATGATTTTGGAGCTATAGTTGCAGCAGCTTCAGTGATGCATGATATTGGAAATCCACCTTTTGGACATTCAGGAGAAAAAGCAATTGGAGAGTATTTTAAAACAGGAAATGGTACTAAATTCAAAGATCAATTATCTCCAAAAGAATATCAAGATTTAGTCGATTTTGAAGGAAATGCCAATGGATTTAAAATCTTAACAGAGAACAGAGAAGGCATCTCAGGGGGTTTGCGTTTAAGCTATGCAACTTTGGGTGCGTTTTTAAAATATCCAAAAGAAAGTTTGCCAAAAAAACCTACATCGCACATTGTAGATAAAAAATTCGGATTTTTTCAATCGGAAAAGGAAGCTTTTTTAGATGTTGTTCAAGAGCTTGAAATGAGTCAAAAATCATCAGAAAACATCTCATTTTTTAGACATCCATTAGCGTATTTAGTAGAAGCTGCTGATGATATTTGTTACACAATAATCGATTTTGAAGACGGTATCAATTTAGGTTTGATCGAAGAAGAATTTGCTTTAGAATACTTAATCAAACTAGTAAAAGATACCATTGATATCAAGAAATATCATTCTTTACAGCATAAAAAAGACAGAGTTAGTTATTTACGAGCATTGGCAATTGGAGTATTGATTAATGAAGCTGTTGCTATTTTTTTAGCTAATGAAGCAAAAATTTTATCAGGAGAATTTGAACGTTCTTTATTGGATAAATGCCAATTTGAAGCGCAAATTAATGACATCATCAAAATTAGTGTTTCAAAAATTTATCAAAGTAAAGAGGTTGTTGAAAAAGAAGTTGCAGGTTATCGAATTATTGCAGATATGTTAGATGTTTTTATCACTGCTTTAAATAACGATTATAATGGAACAGCGTCTAATTATGATTCTTTGATTTTGAAGATGTTACCAGAAGAATATAAATCAAATATAGCTACAGAATATCAAAGAATTATGAGTATTTGTAGCTATATTTCTGGAATGTCTGATGGTTTTGCCATCAGAATACATAAAAAATTAACAGGGAATAGTATTTAA
- a CDS encoding VPS10 domain-containing protein, whose translation MKKIIHISKYVFFSFLFLTISCKKEIDKNSINEDFKITPIQYKKAKRNPNQNHKKGIEEMAEYQFQIRKIITDKEPTYKKGYLFEEFKKAVETKKRYKSAKTLNPVFIDRGPANVPGRTRGIAIDPTDNKRWFVGTVSGGVWLTEDEGVTWKNLTDNTIPNLSTSTIVISPQDKNTLYVGTGEPFGNLGAVGGAGLFKTTNGGTTWTSLSNSASFGDVGRIILNPTDKNNVLVAATKGIFRTTDGGLTWIQTYVSPNSSNWVQDLDFEPSNFNIQYGSVRNFGLVKSLDGGITWSTIFDRANFNSSHSRFETSVSPADTNTLFISVYTPNSQATTGVNTDFYVSRNKGGTFTNLKTSGSAAAANLVTGQGWYDNIIMAHPYDTNVFYVGGVAVFKVTITGTNFISTSIASGYDASKINNEVHVDQHGMEVIPGNNQQFRILLANDGGVYSTSFKTDPGNTEGDWSGIAIGKNSTQFYGATKQNGADNYLAGAQDNGTWISFGNNSNSTKNYQAILGGDGFEVIWHYNKPGNFLGVSQNYGQVGRFINYDGVLSNFADSGNGAVAPFYAKLSNADNNPDVVFAVTMNGVWRSTDFAGSWNLIPITDGFKPTYSSSLNVEVSTADPNVVWAGGAMTEDGLISLHVSEDNGQTFTKTNTFDNPKNDHSLNISGIGTSLIEGKRAYALFSAQGAAKILKTEDLGATWTDISGFAGTAKTGFPDVAVHSIIEMPFDKNIIWAGTDIGIFETTNGGANWSLLSNFIPVAVYDMKIVNDQVVISTYGRGIWSATLSQLANYTLPAYLSAPEITSNQKSIESLQTIINYNVTTDAVNKVKIFIDGNEQPEIIQDFNTGITYQYETSNLSEGTHKFGIQLFNDSNGSKSILKEHNFLVIDFDAPSQSVGISEFTNQDLFTINGEFVINTIAGAISQNVLNNLNHPYENSKVSTTFLRKPLTISEVNKNFTYEDVTIVEPFTDNLSDLNSFFDFVIIEASSDLKNWKTLDKYDSRRFPEWLEEFNKGAQATINDNLFKPQTIVLTDKGFSIGETIVLRFRLVTDPSVNSFGWAIKSIQGATASIQEVLNDVKVFSVYPTISKGKFTVFAKNTLGLSKIQIVDVNGKKVYENKIDFVKNERQPISVNLKKGVYILQLIGNQKRASKKIIIE comes from the coding sequence ATGAAAAAAATAATACACATTTCAAAATACGTTTTCTTTTCTTTTTTATTTTTAACAATATCTTGTAAAAAAGAGATTGATAAAAATTCAATTAATGAAGATTTCAAAATTACCCCAATTCAATACAAAAAGGCTAAAAGAAATCCTAATCAAAACCATAAAAAAGGGATTGAAGAAATGGCTGAATATCAGTTTCAAATTAGAAAAATAATTACTGATAAAGAACCTACTTACAAAAAAGGATATTTATTTGAAGAGTTTAAAAAAGCAGTTGAAACTAAAAAACGCTATAAAAGTGCAAAAACTTTAAATCCTGTATTTATTGACAGAGGACCTGCAAATGTTCCCGGAAGAACAAGAGGAATTGCGATAGATCCTACAGATAATAAACGTTGGTTTGTGGGAACTGTAAGTGGAGGTGTCTGGTTGACAGAAGATGAGGGAGTCACATGGAAAAACTTAACAGACAATACAATTCCTAATTTATCTACTTCAACAATTGTAATTAGCCCACAAGATAAAAATACTTTGTATGTTGGTACAGGAGAGCCTTTTGGAAATTTAGGAGCAGTTGGAGGAGCAGGACTTTTTAAAACAACAAACGGAGGAACAACTTGGACAAGCTTAAGTAATTCAGCTTCTTTTGGAGATGTTGGAAGAATAATTTTAAATCCAACAGATAAAAATAATGTTCTTGTTGCAGCAACAAAAGGAATTTTTAGAACAACAGATGGAGGTTTGACTTGGATACAAACGTATGTTTCTCCAAATTCATCTAATTGGGTTCAAGATTTAGATTTTGAACCTTCTAATTTTAATATTCAATACGGTTCAGTAAGGAATTTTGGATTGGTAAAAAGCTTAGATGGCGGAATAACTTGGTCAACAATTTTTGATAGAGCTAATTTTAATTCTAGTCACAGCAGATTTGAAACTTCTGTTTCACCTGCAGATACTAATACTCTTTTTATAAGTGTTTATACACCAAATTCTCAGGCAACTACAGGAGTTAATACTGATTTTTATGTATCAAGAAATAAAGGCGGAACTTTTACAAATCTTAAAACATCAGGTTCAGCTGCAGCAGCAAATTTAGTAACTGGTCAAGGTTGGTATGATAATATAATCATGGCTCATCCTTATGATACCAATGTATTTTATGTTGGAGGAGTTGCCGTTTTTAAAGTAACTATAACAGGAACAAATTTTATTTCAACTTCTATTGCTTCTGGATATGACGCTTCAAAAATCAACAATGAAGTTCATGTTGATCAACATGGAATGGAGGTAATTCCTGGAAATAATCAACAATTTAGAATTTTATTAGCCAATGATGGTGGCGTGTATAGTACTTCGTTTAAAACAGATCCAGGAAATACTGAAGGCGATTGGTCTGGTATTGCAATTGGAAAAAACAGTACACAATTTTATGGGGCTACAAAACAAAATGGAGCAGATAATTATTTAGCAGGTGCTCAAGATAATGGAACTTGGATTAGTTTTGGAAATAACTCAAACTCAACAAAAAATTATCAAGCTATACTTGGTGGTGACGGTTTTGAAGTGATTTGGCATTACAACAAACCTGGCAACTTTCTCGGAGTTTCTCAAAATTACGGTCAAGTTGGCAGATTTATAAACTATGATGGAGTATTATCTAATTTTGCGGATTCTGGTAATGGTGCAGTTGCTCCTTTTTATGCAAAATTATCGAATGCAGATAACAATCCGGATGTAGTATTTGCAGTTACAATGAACGGAGTTTGGCGCTCAACTGATTTTGCAGGAAGTTGGAATTTAATTCCAATTACTGATGGATTTAAACCAACATATAGTAGTTCTTTAAATGTGGAAGTTTCTACTGCCGATCCAAATGTGGTTTGGGCTGGAGGAGCAATGACCGAAGATGGGTTAATATCACTTCATGTATCAGAGGACAATGGACAAACATTTACCAAAACCAATACTTTCGATAATCCAAAAAATGATCATAGTTTAAACATTTCAGGCATTGGAACTTCATTAATCGAAGGAAAAAGGGCCTATGCATTGTTCTCTGCACAAGGTGCTGCAAAAATTTTAAAAACAGAAGATTTAGGCGCAACATGGACTGATATTTCTGGTTTTGCAGGAACAGCAAAAACAGGGTTTCCTGATGTGGCAGTTCATTCAATAATAGAAATGCCATTTGATAAAAACATTATTTGGGCAGGAACTGATATCGGAATTTTTGAAACAACTAATGGAGGAGCGAATTGGAGTTTGCTCAGTAATTTCATTCCTGTTGCAGTATATGATATGAAAATTGTAAACGATCAAGTAGTAATTTCTACTTATGGAAGAGGAATTTGGTCAGCCACTTTATCACAACTTGCAAATTATACATTACCTGCTTATTTATCAGCTCCTGAAATAACTTCAAATCAAAAATCAATTGAAAGTTTGCAAACAATTATTAATTACAATGTAACAACTGATGCAGTGAATAAAGTAAAAATATTTATTGATGGTAATGAGCAACCTGAAATTATTCAAGATTTCAATACCGGAATAACATATCAGTATGAAACGTCAAATTTATCAGAAGGAACTCATAAATTTGGAATTCAGTTGTTTAATGATTCGAATGGTTCAAAATCGATCTTGAAAGAGCATAATTTTTTAGTAATCGATTTTGATGCGCCCTCTCAAAGTGTTGGAATCAGTGAATTTACGAATCAAGATTTATTTACAATTAACGGAGAATTTGTCATTAATACTATAGCAGGGGCTATTTCTCAAAATGTATTAAATAATTTAAATCATCCTTATGAAAATAGTAAAGTTTCCACAACTTTTCTGAGAAAACCATTGACAATTTCGGAAGTAAATAAAAATTTCACCTATGAAGATGTTACAATTGTAGAGCCTTTTACTGATAATTTATCAGATTTAAATAGTTTTTTTGATTTTGTAATCATTGAAGCTTCATCAGATTTAAAAAATTGGAAAACGTTGGATAAATACGATTCTAGAAGGTTTCCTGAATGGCTAGAAGAATTTAACAAAGGTGCACAAGCTACCATAAATGATAATTTGTTCAAACCACAAACAATAGTATTAACAGATAAGGGTTTTTCAATAGGTGAGACGATTGTGTTGAGATTTAGGTTGGTAACTGATCCTTCAGTAAACTCTTTTGGTTGGGCAATAAAATCCATACAGGGTGCAACTGCATCTATCCAAGAAGTGTTGAATGATGTAAAAGTGTTTTCAGTTTATCCAACAATTTCAAAAGGAAAATTTACTGTTTTTGCAAAAAATACATTAGGGCTTTCTAAAATTCAAATTGTTGATGTAAATGGGAAAAAAGTCTATGAAAATAAGATTGATTTCGTTAAAAACGAAAGACAACCAATTTCGGTAAACCTTAAAAAAGGAGTTTATATATTGCAACTTATTGGAAATCAAAAAAGAGCCAGTAAGAAAATAATTATTGAATAA